In one Pseudomonas sp. SG20056 genomic region, the following are encoded:
- a CDS encoding 3'-5' exonuclease, whose amino-acid sequence MTATALDWAARFAELASSARDPRLQAFYRAGCVTADTPLEQVPLLALDVETTGLDANQHAIVSLGLLPFSLQRIRCGAARYWVVKPASELSGESVTFHHITHSDIRHAPRLEQILDELLTVMAGKVMVVHYRNIERSFLDQALRQQVGEGLQFPVIDTMQLEARLYPKRQPGWLGRLLGRQPVSIRLADTRLRYNLPLYQAHHALTDALATAELLQAQVATRYAADTPVGELWS is encoded by the coding sequence GTGACCGCCACAGCACTGGACTGGGCCGCGCGCTTTGCCGAACTCGCCAGCAGCGCCCGCGACCCACGCCTGCAAGCCTTCTACCGGGCCGGCTGCGTAACCGCCGACACCCCGCTGGAGCAGGTGCCGCTACTGGCCCTGGACGTGGAAACCACCGGCCTGGACGCCAACCAGCACGCCATCGTCAGCCTCGGCCTGCTGCCCTTCAGCCTGCAACGCATCCGCTGCGGCGCAGCACGCTACTGGGTGGTCAAACCGGCCAGCGAGCTGAGCGGCGAATCGGTGACCTTCCACCACATCACCCACTCCGACATCCGCCACGCGCCGCGCTTAGAGCAAATCCTCGACGAGCTGCTGACGGTCATGGCCGGCAAGGTGATGGTGGTGCACTACCGCAACATCGAGCGCAGCTTTCTCGACCAGGCGCTGCGCCAGCAAGTGGGCGAAGGTTTGCAGTTCCCGGTGATCGACACCATGCAGCTGGAGGCGCGCCTGTATCCCAAGCGCCAACCGGGCTGGCTGGGCCGCTTGCTGGGCCGCCAGCCGGTGTCGATCCGTTTGGCTGATACCCGCCTGCGTTACAACCTACCGCTGTACCAGGCGCACCATGCGTTGACCGATGCGCTGGCCACTGCCGAATTGCTGCAGGCGCAGGTGGCGACGCGCTATGCGGCGGATACGCCGGTGGGGGAATTGTGGAGTTGA
- a CDS encoding BCCT family transporter has translation MEKDPSSDTTPQPEAAILDGIPAPSGEANLIDTDYVIGQDNIKGQFSFSLDIHGKVFSISALTIVLFVVLTLALQNQVEPLFSAMRGWLTHHLAWFFLGSANIFVLLCLGLIVSPLGKVRLGGMDATADYSYVGWFSMLFAAGMGIGLMFYGVAEPMSHFSAAMGGVSVGEDGLRTDWAPLAGAAGDAEGAARLGMAATIFHWGLHPWAIYAIVALALALFSFNKGLPLSIRSIFYPILGERVWGWPGHIIDILAVFATLFGLATSLGLGAEQAAAGLDKLFGIAATDASKVLLIIGITAIALVSVLAGLDKGVKRLSELNMGLAILLLLFVIIAGPTLAILTGFFDNLGAYLQHLPALSNPVGREDANFSQGWTAFYWAWWISWSPFVGMFIARVSRGRTVREFLIAVLLVPSLVSVLWMTAFGGTGISQLVSDGFTGVQDAALELKLFAMLAELPLAEISSFIGIVLVIVFFVTSSDSGSLVIDTITAGGKVNAPVPQRVFWVVIEGIIAIALLLGGGLVALQAMAVSTGLPFTIVLLVGCVSIVKGLMSEPR, from the coding sequence ATGGAAAAAGACCCTTCGTCTGACACGACCCCGCAACCAGAAGCGGCAATTCTGGACGGCATCCCCGCCCCTTCGGGCGAGGCTAATCTGATCGATACCGACTACGTCATCGGTCAGGACAACATCAAAGGGCAGTTCTCTTTCTCCCTCGACATCCACGGCAAGGTTTTCAGCATTTCGGCACTGACCATCGTGCTGTTTGTGGTGCTGACCCTGGCCCTGCAAAACCAGGTGGAGCCGTTGTTCAGCGCCATGCGCGGCTGGCTCACCCATCACCTGGCCTGGTTCTTCCTCGGTTCGGCGAACATCTTCGTACTGCTCTGCCTCGGCCTGATCGTCTCGCCGCTGGGTAAGGTACGCCTCGGCGGTATGGATGCCACGGCGGACTACAGCTACGTCGGCTGGTTCTCCATGCTGTTCGCCGCCGGTATGGGCATCGGCCTGATGTTCTACGGCGTGGCCGAGCCGATGTCGCACTTCTCGGCAGCCATGGGCGGGGTCAGCGTCGGTGAAGACGGCTTACGCACCGACTGGGCGCCCCTGGCTGGCGCTGCCGGTGATGCCGAAGGCGCAGCGCGCTTGGGTATGGCCGCGACCATCTTCCACTGGGGCCTGCACCCCTGGGCGATCTACGCCATAGTCGCCCTGGCGCTGGCGCTGTTCTCCTTCAACAAGGGCCTGCCGCTGTCGATCCGCTCGATCTTCTATCCGATTCTCGGTGAGCGCGTGTGGGGCTGGCCGGGGCATATCATCGACATCCTCGCGGTGTTCGCCACCCTGTTCGGCCTGGCCACCTCCCTCGGCCTGGGTGCGGAACAGGCAGCTGCCGGCCTGGACAAACTGTTCGGCATCGCCGCCACAGACGCGAGCAAGGTACTGCTGATTATCGGCATCACCGCCATCGCCCTGGTGTCGGTACTGGCGGGTTTGGACAAGGGCGTCAAACGCCTGTCCGAGCTGAACATGGGCCTGGCCATTTTGTTGCTGCTGTTCGTGATCATCGCCGGGCCGACCCTGGCCATCCTCACCGGCTTCTTCGACAACCTCGGCGCTTATCTGCAGCATCTGCCGGCGCTGTCCAATCCGGTCGGCCGTGAAGACGCCAACTTCAGCCAAGGCTGGACGGCCTTCTACTGGGCCTGGTGGATCAGCTGGTCGCCGTTCGTGGGCATGTTTATCGCCCGCGTCAGCCGTGGCCGCACCGTGCGTGAGTTTCTGATTGCCGTGCTGCTGGTGCCGTCGCTGGTGTCGGTGCTGTGGATGACCGCCTTCGGTGGCACCGGCATCAGTCAGCTGGTCAGCGATGGCTTTACCGGTGTGCAGGACGCCGCGCTGGAGCTGAAGCTGTTTGCCATGCTGGCGGAACTGCCGTTGGCGGAGATCAGCTCGTTTATCGGCATCGTGCTGGTGATCGTGTTCTTCGTCACCTCGTCGGACTCCGGCTCGTTGGTGATCGATACCATCACCGCCGGCGGCAAGGTCAACGCGCCTGTGCCGCAGCGGGTGTTCTGGGTGGTGATCGAGGGCATCATCGCCATCGCCCTGCTGCTCGGCGGCGGCCTGGTAGCCCTGCAGGCCATGGCGGTGTCGACGGGGTTGCCGTTTACCATCGTGCTGCTGGTGGGCTGTGTGTCGATCGTCAAAGGCTTGATGAGCGAACCGCGCTGA
- a CDS encoding DUF3617 domain-containing protein, whose protein sequence is MHRVLSNPLLLSLCLLPALASAVDIQPGLWEISSNNMQVGGQAVSGMEQMLEQMKNLPPEQRQMMEQMMAQQGVQLGDKGVRICMSEAQIKAQQIPMQDPESGCSNEVTERSDELWKFRFSCPNGQGEGETRFVSDKEFTSTVNGTFDGQSSSMQSHARWVAADCGTLQPQ, encoded by the coding sequence ATGCACCGCGTTCTTAGCAACCCCCTGTTACTCAGCCTCTGCCTGTTGCCCGCCCTGGCCAGCGCGGTGGACATCCAGCCCGGCCTCTGGGAAATCAGCTCGAACAATATGCAGGTCGGCGGCCAGGCAGTGTCGGGGATGGAACAGATGCTCGAGCAGATGAAAAACCTGCCGCCCGAGCAACGGCAAATGATGGAGCAGATGATGGCCCAGCAAGGCGTGCAACTGGGCGACAAGGGCGTGCGCATCTGCATGAGCGAAGCGCAGATCAAAGCCCAGCAGATCCCCATGCAAGACCCCGAGTCCGGCTGCAGCAATGAAGTCACCGAGCGCAGCGACGAGCTGTGGAAATTCCGCTTCAGCTGCCCCAACGGCCAGGGCGAAGGGGAGACGCGCTTTGTCAGCGACAAGGAATTCACTTCAACGGTCAACGGCACCTTCGACGGCCAGAGCAGCAGCATGCAAAGCCACGCGCGCTGGGTGGCGGCGGATTGCGGGACGTTGCAGCCGCAGTAA
- a CDS encoding GNAT family N-acetyltransferase — translation MSTITYYLDMQHPEQIRAKPLPADLSVVECHLKQFQLNRFLYQLVGEPWQWTDKLSWTDAQWRELIEQPNHRTWVAYHQGAIAGYYELLRDADGAVEILYFGLAEAFFGQGFGGPLLTHALQSAWAWPGTTKVWVHTCSLDHPSALANYQARGLRIYREEVEVDAS, via the coding sequence ATGAGCACCATCACCTATTACCTGGACATGCAGCACCCCGAGCAGATCCGCGCCAAGCCGCTGCCGGCTGACCTGAGCGTGGTGGAATGCCATCTCAAGCAGTTTCAGCTCAACCGCTTTCTCTACCAGCTGGTTGGTGAGCCCTGGCAGTGGACCGACAAACTCAGCTGGACGGACGCGCAGTGGCGCGAACTGATTGAGCAGCCCAATCACCGCACCTGGGTGGCCTATCACCAGGGCGCCATCGCCGGCTATTACGAGCTGCTGCGCGATGCCGACGGCGCGGTGGAGATTCTCTATTTCGGCCTGGCTGAGGCCTTCTTCGGCCAGGGTTTTGGCGGCCCGCTGCTGACTCACGCCCTGCAATCTGCCTGGGCCTGGCCCGGCACCACCAAGGTCTGGGTGCATACCTGCAGCCTGGATCACCCCAGCGCGCTGGCCAACTACCAGGCGCGCGGCCTGCGTATCTACCGTGAAGAGGTCGAGGTGGACGCGTCCTAA
- a CDS encoding DUF1850 domain-containing protein → MIGLCLGLAGAVWAEVPTPSFTLAWTHTIEKIRWEEDYRVTPEGLLLGEARVKGSGAGMEIPDGAELREGSWHYQRQLPPLQPLRLGRTPEAGDYQLCFNQRCHSMSEWLGPPQATQPALELWSCEQSSPAASAAGQDDG, encoded by the coding sequence GTGATCGGCCTGTGCCTGGGTTTGGCGGGCGCGGTATGGGCAGAAGTGCCCACGCCCAGCTTTACCCTGGCCTGGACACACACGATAGAGAAGATTCGTTGGGAAGAGGATTACCGCGTGACGCCTGAGGGATTGCTGCTCGGCGAAGCGCGGGTCAAGGGTTCCGGGGCCGGTATGGAGATTCCAGACGGCGCCGAACTGCGCGAGGGCAGCTGGCATTACCAGCGTCAGCTACCACCCTTGCAACCACTGCGTTTGGGGCGAACCCCCGAGGCAGGGGATTATCAACTGTGTTTCAACCAGCGTTGCCACTCGATGAGTGAATGGCTCGGCCCGCCACAAGCGACCCAGCCGGCGTTGGAACTCTGGAGCTGTGAGCAAAGCTCCCCGGCCGCCTCGGCGGCAGGCCAGGACGACGGCTAA